A single window of Vibrio alfacsensis DNA harbors:
- the mreC gene encoding rod shape-determining protein MreC yields MKPIFGRGPSLQLRLFFAVIVSASLMLADNRLDTFSNVRYLLNSMVAPIQYAANLPRSMFDGMFESLNTRQSLIDGNRSLKREVLRLKSELILLDQYKEENQRLRKLLGSSFVRDEKKVVTEVMAVDTSPYRHQVVIDKGQIDGVYVGQPVINEKGIVGQVTFVAAHNARVLLLTDAKNAIPVQVIRNDIRVIASGNGEVDEIQLEHIPTSTDIQVGDLLVTSGLGGIYPEGYPVANVTSVAHDPRQEFAAIKAEPVVEFDRLRYLLLIWPNEDRQHKVLQSSVEESAKQEVTNGQ; encoded by the coding sequence CTGTCATCGTGTCGGCGAGCTTGATGCTGGCTGATAACCGTCTAGATACGTTCTCTAACGTTCGATACCTGCTTAATAGTATGGTCGCTCCAATACAATACGCTGCAAATCTACCTCGTAGCATGTTCGATGGAATGTTCGAGAGTTTAAATACTCGTCAGTCGCTGATAGATGGCAACCGCAGTTTGAAGCGTGAAGTGCTTCGCCTGAAGAGCGAACTGATTTTGCTCGATCAATATAAAGAAGAAAACCAGCGTCTACGTAAGTTGCTTGGTTCTTCATTTGTCCGTGATGAGAAGAAAGTCGTGACAGAAGTGATGGCGGTAGATACATCTCCATATCGCCACCAAGTTGTCATCGACAAAGGACAAATTGACGGGGTGTACGTAGGTCAACCTGTCATTAATGAAAAAGGCATTGTTGGTCAGGTCACTTTTGTTGCGGCACATAATGCTCGTGTGCTCCTGCTGACCGATGCAAAGAATGCGATTCCTGTACAAGTTATCCGCAATGATATTCGCGTGATTGCTTCTGGTAATGGTGAAGTTGATGAGATCCAATTGGAACACATCCCAACCAGTACGGATATTCAAGTTGGCGATCTATTAGTCACGTCAGGTCTTGGTGGGATTTACCCTGAGGGGTATCCGGTTGCGAATGTGACATCGGTTGCTCACGATCCACGTCAGGAGTTTGCTGCAATCAAGGCTGAGCCAGTCGTGGAGTTTGACCGTTTGAGGTATTTGCTGTTGATCTGGCCGAATGAAGATCGTCAGCACAAAGTATTGCAATCCAGTGTGGAAGAAAGTGCTAAACAAGAGGTGACAAATGGCCAATAG
- the mreD gene encoding rod shape-determining protein MreD, with the protein MANSVVRSRVVIGVSFFVALVLQTIPWPGVLDLLRPSWLFLVTCYWVLALPHRVNVGTALVLGLLWDILIGSTLGIRGMMMSIVVYLVALNFLVIRNMALWQQSILIAFFTVVLELLIFCGEYLNQDVVFNPLSLWTAVINCILWPWMFLLMRRVRRAWHVR; encoded by the coding sequence ATGGCCAATAGTGTAGTGCGTAGCCGAGTGGTCATTGGTGTCAGCTTTTTTGTTGCTCTTGTACTTCAAACGATCCCTTGGCCGGGCGTATTAGATCTTCTTCGTCCATCATGGCTATTTTTGGTCACATGTTACTGGGTGCTTGCATTGCCCCATCGTGTGAACGTAGGTACGGCATTAGTGCTTGGGCTGCTCTGGGACATTTTGATTGGCTCGACCTTAGGGATCAGAGGCATGATGATGTCGATCGTGGTCTATTTGGTGGCACTGAACTTCCTGGTGATCCGTAACATGGCACTGTGGCAACAATCTATCTTGATTGCCTTTTTTACCGTGGTATTGGAGCTTCTTATATTCTGTGGGGAATATTTGAACCAGGATGTAGTATTTAATCCATTATCTCTGTGGACTGCAGTAATAAACTGTATACTTTGGCCATGGATGTTTTTACTTATGCGACGCGTACGTCGCGCTTGGCACGTAAGGTAG
- a CDS encoding Maf family protein, whose product MKKGLSLVLASGSPRRKELLAQLGYDFDVVLPDIEEAKQDHEQAQDYVLRLSLEKAQAGLAMAKPDSVVLGSDTVVVCENQVLEKPKSFEDSKRMLNNLSGRQHQVMTAVSVVSKEQQHSVVVITDVWFKTLTEEEIEQYWQSGEPCDKAGSYGIQGLGGRFVTRIEGSYHAVVGLPLFETDQLIQEFL is encoded by the coding sequence GTGAAAAAGGGCTTATCCCTCGTTCTCGCATCGGGTTCTCCGAGAAGAAAAGAGCTGCTTGCTCAACTAGGTTATGATTTTGACGTTGTGCTTCCTGACATTGAAGAAGCTAAGCAAGATCACGAGCAAGCACAAGACTATGTTCTGCGTCTTTCTCTGGAAAAAGCTCAGGCAGGCTTAGCGATGGCTAAGCCTGATTCTGTTGTATTGGGCTCAGATACTGTCGTGGTATGTGAAAACCAAGTATTAGAAAAACCAAAAAGTTTTGAAGATTCAAAACGTATGCTCAACAACTTATCAGGTCGTCAACATCAAGTAATGACCGCAGTGAGCGTCGTATCAAAAGAACAACAACACTCAGTGGTCGTGATCACTGACGTGTGGTTCAAAACACTGACCGAAGAAGAAATCGAACAATATTGGCAGTCAGGAGAACCATGCGATAAAGCTGGAAGTTATGGAATTCAAGGGCTCGGGGGGCGTTTCGTCACCCGAATAGAAGGCAGTTACCATGCCGTAGTAGGCTTACCTTTGTTCGAAACCGATCAGCTAATTCAAGAATTTTTATAA
- the rng gene encoding ribonuclease G, which produces MSAELLLNVTPSETRVAMIEGGVLQEVHIEREARRGIVGNIYKGKVSRVLPGMQAAFVDIGLDKAAFLHASDIVPHTECVAENEKQQFQVRDISELVRQGQDIVVQVVKDPLGTKGARLTTDITLPSRYLVFMPGASHVGVSQRIESERERERLKKVVNHYCDEHGGFIIRTAAEGADEKELSQDAAFLKRLWQKVMERRSKYKTRSTLYGELGLAQRILRDFVGTELDKIMVDSRLEYENLKEFTSEYVPELTDKLELYEGDKPIFDMYDTENEIQRSLERKVELKSGGYLIIDQTEAMTTVDINTGAFVGRRNLEETIFNTNVEATQAIARQLRLRNLGGIIIIDFIDMASEEHRKRVLVSLEAALSKDRVKTNINGFTQLGLVEMTRKRTRESIEHILCSSCPTCEGRGSVKTVETVCYEILREITRVNRAYDADKFVVYASPFVAETLLGDESHALAELEVFIGKQVRIQAEPLYIQEQFDVVMM; this is translated from the coding sequence ATGAGTGCAGAATTGCTGCTTAACGTGACCCCGAGTGAAACTCGCGTGGCCATGATTGAAGGTGGAGTACTACAAGAAGTTCATATTGAACGTGAAGCCCGTCGAGGCATTGTGGGCAATATTTATAAAGGCAAAGTCAGTCGCGTATTGCCAGGCATGCAAGCGGCATTTGTTGATATTGGCCTAGATAAAGCGGCGTTTTTGCATGCGTCAGATATCGTTCCACATACCGAGTGTGTCGCAGAGAACGAAAAGCAGCAATTTCAGGTTCGTGATATTTCTGAATTGGTTCGCCAAGGCCAAGACATTGTTGTGCAAGTCGTTAAAGATCCTCTCGGTACAAAAGGTGCCCGTCTAACCACTGATATTACATTGCCATCGCGCTACTTGGTGTTTATGCCAGGGGCAAGTCATGTTGGTGTTTCTCAGCGTATTGAAAGTGAGCGTGAGCGTGAGCGTCTTAAGAAAGTGGTTAACCATTACTGCGACGAGCACGGTGGTTTTATCATTCGCACGGCTGCGGAAGGCGCTGACGAGAAAGAACTTTCACAAGATGCGGCATTTTTGAAACGTCTATGGCAAAAAGTCATGGAACGTCGTTCAAAATATAAAACGCGTTCGACACTTTATGGTGAGCTTGGCTTAGCGCAGCGTATATTGCGTGATTTTGTTGGTACTGAGCTGGACAAAATCATGGTCGATTCTCGTCTTGAGTATGAAAACCTTAAAGAGTTTACTTCTGAATATGTGCCAGAGCTGACAGACAAGCTTGAGCTGTATGAGGGCGATAAACCTATTTTTGATATGTACGATACAGAGAACGAAATCCAACGTTCTTTGGAGCGTAAGGTCGAGCTCAAATCGGGCGGTTACCTAATCATCGATCAGACCGAAGCGATGACGACCGTTGATATCAATACAGGGGCGTTTGTTGGCCGTCGTAACCTTGAAGAAACCATCTTCAACACCAACGTCGAAGCGACACAGGCGATTGCACGACAGCTTCGCTTGCGCAACCTTGGCGGGATTATCATTATTGATTTTATCGACATGGCGTCAGAAGAACATCGCAAGCGAGTATTAGTTTCGCTTGAGGCGGCTTTATCTAAAGATCGCGTGAAAACCAACATCAACGGCTTTACCCAATTGGGTCTCGTTGAAATGACACGTAAACGCACGCGAGAAAGCATTGAACATATTCTTTGTTCGAGTTGTCCAACATGCGAAGGGCGTGGCAGCGTGAAGACAGTCGAAACCGTCTGCTACGAAATCTTACGTGAAATTACTCGAGTAAACCGTGCTTATGATGCCGACAAGTTTGTCGTTTACGCATCCCCATTTGTTGCTGAAACTTTGTTGGGCGACGAATCACATGCACTGGCTGAACTTGAAGTATTTATTGGTAAACAAGTTCGTATTCAAGCTGAGCCTCTGTATATTCAGGAGCAGTTTGACGTCGTAATGATGTAA